In Streptomyces hawaiiensis, one genomic interval encodes:
- a CDS encoding SigE family RNA polymerase sigma factor produces MDAEAQESFREFVANRSSALLKTAVLLSGGDRHAGEDLLQNALIKAAGRWHRIDEPEAYVRQVLYRQQVSRWRLKWPRRELSVAEPPETGTEPDASGAAELRLVMRGALARLTARQRTVLVLRYFEDLPEGDVARILGCSVGTVRSATHRSLARLRALAPELAALGPAAAEQRPSPDYSPVEVRQ; encoded by the coding sequence ATGGATGCCGAAGCGCAGGAGAGTTTCCGGGAGTTCGTGGCGAACCGGTCGTCCGCGCTACTGAAGACCGCCGTCCTGCTCAGCGGCGGCGACCGGCACGCGGGCGAGGACCTGCTCCAGAACGCGCTGATCAAGGCGGCGGGTCGCTGGCACCGCATCGACGAGCCCGAGGCGTACGTCCGGCAGGTCCTCTACCGGCAGCAGGTCAGCCGCTGGCGGCTGAAGTGGCCGAGGCGTGAACTGAGCGTCGCCGAACCGCCGGAGACCGGCACCGAGCCGGACGCCTCCGGCGCCGCCGAGCTGCGTCTGGTGATGCGCGGCGCGCTGGCCCGGCTGACCGCCCGGCAGCGCACCGTGCTCGTGCTGCGCTACTTCGAGGATCTGCCCGAGGGCGACGTGGCCCGCATCCTGGGCTGCTCCGTCGGCACCGTACGGTCCGCCACCCATCGTTCCCTCGCCCGGCTGCGCGCCCTCGCGCCCGAGCTGGCCGCCCTCGGCCCGGCCGCCGCCGAACAGCGGCCCTCCCCCGACTACTCGCCCGTGGAGGTGCGTCAGTGA
- the dapD gene encoding 2,3,4,5-tetrahydropyridine-2,6-dicarboxylate N-succinyltransferase, giving the protein MTDTTAPRTTGAVAAGLATIAADGTVLDTWFPAPELADQPGPSGTERLSAERAAELLGGGATAAIGPDARRGVEVVAVRTVIASLDEKPIDAHDTYLRLHLLSHRLVKPHGQSLDGIFGFLSNVAWTSLGPVAVDDLEKVRLNARAEGLHLQVTSVDKFPRMTDYVAPKGVRIADADRVRLGAHLAEGTTVMHEGFVNFNAGTLGTSMVEGRISAGVVIGDGSDIGGGASTMGTLSGGGNVIISIGERCLIGAEAGVGIALGDECVVEAGLYVTAGTRVTMPDGQIIKARELSGASNILFRRNSVTGTVEARPNNAVWGGLNEILHSHN; this is encoded by the coding sequence ATGACCGACACGACTGCTCCTCGCACCACCGGCGCCGTGGCCGCCGGCCTCGCCACGATCGCCGCCGACGGCACCGTTCTCGACACCTGGTTCCCCGCGCCCGAGCTGGCCGACCAGCCCGGCCCGTCCGGCACCGAGCGGCTGTCCGCCGAGCGTGCCGCGGAGCTGCTCGGTGGTGGCGCGACCGCGGCGATCGGCCCGGACGCCCGCCGGGGCGTCGAGGTGGTCGCGGTCCGCACGGTCATCGCCTCGCTCGACGAGAAGCCGATCGACGCGCACGATACCTACCTGCGTCTGCACCTGCTCTCCCACCGCCTGGTCAAGCCGCACGGCCAGAGCCTGGACGGCATCTTCGGCTTCCTCTCCAACGTCGCCTGGACTTCGCTCGGCCCGGTCGCCGTCGACGACCTCGAGAAGGTGCGGCTGAACGCCCGCGCCGAGGGCCTGCACCTCCAGGTGACCTCCGTCGACAAGTTCCCGCGCATGACGGACTACGTGGCCCCCAAGGGCGTCCGCATCGCCGACGCCGACCGGGTGCGCCTCGGCGCCCACCTCGCCGAGGGCACCACGGTCATGCACGAGGGCTTCGTCAACTTCAACGCCGGCACGCTCGGCACCTCGATGGTCGAGGGCCGCATCTCCGCCGGTGTCGTGATCGGCGACGGCTCGGACATCGGCGGCGGCGCCTCCACGATGGGCACCCTCTCCGGCGGCGGCAACGTCATCATCTCCATCGGTGAGCGCTGCCTGATCGGTGCCGAGGCGGGCGTGGGCATCGCGCTCGGCGACGAGTGCGTCGTCGAGGCCGGCCTCTACGTCACCGCCGGCACCCGCGTCACCATGCCCGACGGCCAGATCATCAAGGCCCGCGAGCTGTCCGGCGCCTCCAACATCCTCTTCCGCCGCAACTCGGTCACCGGCACGGTCGAGGCCCGGCCGAACAACGCGGTGTGGGGCGGGCTGAACGAGATCCTCCACAGCCACAACTGA